Genomic window (Streptomyces yatensis):
CAAGGTGAAGTGGGTCGGCTTCGACATCCCCAATGAGTTCGTCGTCGGCTACGGCCTGGACTACGCCGAGAAGTACCGGAACCTGCGGTTCGTCGGCACCCTGGCCCCCCACGTCTACGGCGGCTGACGGCGCCGCGGGCCCCTGGGAACCTGGCGGGGTTTTCCGCCGTTGGAGCAGGGGAAGGCGGTTTTGTTAACAGTCCACGGCGGCGTCGGGTGACAATGCTGGGGTACCGTCCGAAGGTCAGTCTTTTTCGAGACTGAGGATTACACAGCTCATACACCGCAAATACACCGCACGCACGGGCGGCCCCTCCAGGGCTGCCGTGCCTCACTGTGGCAGGAGGGACGGGGCGGCTTCGCCCCGTATGGATGGACGTGAAGCGCTACTTCCGTGGGCCGGTCATGTGGATCGTGCTGGCCGTCCTCGCCGTGGTCGTGTTGATGCAGGTCGTCGGCTCGTCCGGCGGCTACAAGTCGGTGGACACCAGTCAGGTCGTCAAGGCGATCAACCAGAACCAGGTCCAGTCCGCCGAACTGACGACCGGCGACGAGCACAAGGTAAAGATCAAGCTCAAGGACAACGTCGCCAAGATCTCGGGCAGCGACAAGCTCCAGGCCACCTACATCGGTGACCAGGGCGTCGATCTCGCCAAGACTCTGCAGGCCAATGCCCAGAAGCCCAATGGGATCCCCGACGGGTACAACGTCTCGACGTCGAAGCAGAACCCCTTCGTCGGGATTCTGCTCTCGCTGCTCCCGTTCGTGCTGATCGTCGTGGTCTTCCTGTTCCTGATGAATCAGATGCAGGGCGGCGGCTCCCGGGTGATGAACTTCGGCAAGTCGAAGGCCAAGCTGATCACCAAGGACACGCCGAAGACGACCTTCACCGATGTGGCGGGCGCCGACGAGGCGGTCGAGGAGCTCCAGGAGATCAAGGAGTTCCTGCAGGAGCCGGCGAAGTTCCAGGCCGTGGGCGCCAAGATCCCCAAGGGTGTGCTGCTCTACGGCCCGCCCGGTACGGGCAAGACGCTGCTCGCGCGCGCCGTCGCGGGCGAGGCGGGTGTCCCCTTCTACTCGATCTCCGGCTCCGACTTCGTCGAGATGTTCGTGGGTGTGGGTGCCTCCCGTGTCCGCGACCTGTTCGAGCAGGCCAAGACCAACGCCCCGGCCATCGTCTTCGTCGACGAGATCGACGCCGTCGGCCGGCACCGCGGTGCGGGCATGGGCGGCGGCCATGACGAGCGCGAGCAGACGCTGAACCAGCTGCTCGTCGAGATGGACGGCTTCGATGTGAAGGGCGGGGTCATCCTGATCGCCGCCACCAACCGGCCCGACATCCTGGACCCGGCGCTGCTGCGCCCGGGCCGCTTCGACCGGCAGATCGCGGTCGACCGCCCGGACATGCAGGGCCGGCTGGAGATCCTCAAGGTCCACCAGAAGGGCAAGCCGGTCGCCCCGGACGTCGACCTGTCGGCCGTCGCCCGTCGCACCCCCGGCTTCACCGGTGCCGATCTGTCGAACGTGCTGAACGAGGCCGCCCTGCTGACGGCCCGCAGCGACAAGAAGCTGATCGACAACCACTTCCTGGACGAGGCGATCGACCGTGTCGTGGCCGGTCCGCAGAAGCGGACTCGGATCATGAGCGACAAGGAGAAGAAGATCACCGCGTACCACGAGGGCGGTCACGCCCTGGTCGCGGCGGCTTCTCCGAACAGCGACCCGGTGCACAAGGTCACGATCCTCTCCAGAGGCCGGGCTCTGGGCTACACCATGGTCCTGCCGGACGAGGACAAGTACTCGACCACGCGCAACGAGATGCTGGACCAGCTCGCCTACATGATGGGCGGCCGGGCGGCCGAGGAGCTCGTCTTCCACGACCCGACCACGGGCGCGTCCAACGACATCGAGAAGGCGACCACCACCGCCCGCGCGATGGTCACGCAGTACGGCATGACCGAGCGGCTCGGCGCGATCAAGTTCGGCTCGGACAACTCCGAGCCCTTCCTCGGCCGTGAGATGGCTCACCAGCGCGACTACTCGGAAGAGGTCGCCGCGCTGGTGGACGAGGAGGTCAAGAAGCTCATCGAGTCGGCGCACAACGAGGCGTGGGAGATTCTCGTCGAGAACCGGGACGTCCTGGACAACCTGGTGCTGGCGCTGCTGGAGAGGGAGACGCTGAACAAGGAGGAGATCGCCGAGATCTTCGCCCCGGTCGTCAAGCGCCCGGCCCGCCCGGCGTGGACCGGCTCCTCGCGGCGTACGCCCTCCACCCGTCCGCCGGTGCTCTCCCCCAAGGAGCTGGCCCCGGCCAACGGTGCCCAGCCCACCTCGGCGGCTTCGCTGACCAAGAGCACCACCCCGGAGGACGCCACCGAGCGTCCCGAGGGCTCGGGCTCCGGTTCCGAGAGCTGATCCCCGCCACCGGGGGCGGTTTCCGTCCCCGGTGGCCCCGGAATGAATGCCGCGTCCACCAGGTTCTAGCCTGGTGAACGCGGCATTTACGCGTTCGTTGTGTGTATGTGAGGAACGAGGCAGCTCCATGACCGACCCGGTGATGCTGGACGGCGAGAGCCCCATTGGCGTGTTCGACGAGAAGCGCGCCGAGAACGCGATCCGCGAGCTGCTGATCGCCGTTGGCGAGGACCCCGACCGGGAGGGGCTGCGCGAGACGCCGGGCCGGGTGGCCCGGGCGTACAAGGAGATCTTCGCGGGGCTGCGCCAGGAGCCCGAGGACGTCCTGACCACCACCTTCGACCTGGGCCATGACGAGATGGTGCTGGTCAAGGACATCGAGGTGATGTCGTCCTGCGAGCACCACCTGGTGCCCTTCGTGGGCGTGGCCCATGTGGGCTACATCCCGTCCCACGACGGCAAGATCACCGGGCTGTCCAAGCTGGCCCGGCTGGTCGATGTCTTCGCCCGCCGCCCCCAGGTCCAGGAGCGGCTGACCACTCAGATCGCCGAATCCCTGATGCGGATACTGGAGCCGCGCGGGGTGATCGTGGTGGTCGAGTGCGAGCACATGTGCATGACCATGCGCGGAGTGCGCAAGCCCGGCGCCAAGACCCTCACCTCGGCCGTCCGCGGCCAGCTGCGCGACCCGGCGACCCGGGCCGAGGCGATGAGCCTCATCATGGCCCGCTGAGCGGCTCCGGTCGCCTCGGGCCGGGCAGAAGCCCCGGCCCGGCGTGACGGGCCCGTACGGGTCGGCTGGTGGGCTTCGGGCCGCTGCCGCGCCTCAGGCGCGGGCCGCGGCGCTCGGGCCGTTCCCGTCGTTGTCGTCGTCCTCCGGGAGCTTGAGGACCCGCTCCAGGAAGAACGCGGCCGCCACCACCCCCGCGGCCGCCAGCACCGACGCCCCGGCGTAGATCGCCTGATCCCGGCGGGCGGGCACATCGAGCTGCTCCATGGCCAGGAAGACGCCCGCCCCGCCGTACATCCCCGCGACCAGCGCCGACACCAGCGCGCTGGCCTGCCCGAAGACCACCGCACGGGCGGCCACCATCGGGTCCACGCCCTTGGCGCCCGGCTGCCGCTCGCGCTGGGCGCGCAGCCGGGACCGCAGCGACAGCGCGGTGGCGGCCAGCACGACCGCGATCAGGGCCAGCACGATCGGCGCGGCCACCGGGACGCTCGGCAGCGACCCGAACGTGTCCCACAGCCGGGCGCCCGCCCACGACACCACACCGGCCACGGCGAACAGCCCGACCAGCACCCCGATCCGAAGTTGCTTCACCGAGCGGTCGCCCCTCAATTCAGTACGTGCCAACGTGTCCGGAACCTATCCGGATCAACGTCTACTCGGGCAGTCGCAGTTCCAGATCGGTGCGGACCCGGACACCTTCCTGGCCCATCGCGGCCAGCAGCCCCGCGACCGCCCCGTGCCCGGGGACCTCGGCCTGCGGATCCACGTCGTTCCACGGCACCAGCACGAAGGCGCGCTCATGGGCGCGCGGATGCGGCAGGGTCAGCTGGGGGTCGTCGGACACCACGTCCTGGTACGCCACGATGTCCACGTCGATGGTGCGCGGGCCCCAGCGCTCGTCCCGCACCCGCTCGAACGCCTCCTCGATCGCGTGGCCGCGCTCCAGCAGGGAGGACGGCGGCAGCGTCGTCTTGATCAGCACCACCGCGTTGAAGTACGTGGCCTGGGTGCCGGGCTCCACGCCCCACGGGTCCGTCTCGTACACCGGCGATACGGCCTTGACCCGCAGGCCCGGGGTGTCCTCCAGGGCGTCGATGGCGCCCTGGAGGGTCTCCAGGCGGTTGCCCAGATTGCTGCCGAGCGAGATCACCGCTCGTTTGGGGTTGCTCAACGTCACATCGGCGGCGTCCACCTGCTCCACCACGGAGATGGGAACGGGCTGCACGGTCGGGTCGCTGCTGCTCATACTCGGCTCCGGGTGATGGTGATGGTCACGTCGTCGAAGGGCACGGTGATCGGGGCCTGGGGCTTGTGCACCACGACCTCGACCTCCTGTACCACGTCGTGCTTGAGGCACCGGTCCGCGATCCGTTCGGCCAGCGTCTCGATCAGATCGACCGGCTCACCCCGTACCACGGCCACGACCTCTTCCGCCACCACGCCGTAGTGCACGGTCCTGCCGAGGTCGTCGTCGGCCGCGGCGGGCCGAGTGTCCAGGCCGAGCACGAGGTCCACGACGAAGTCCTGGCCCTCCTCGCGCTCATGGGGTAGCACGCCGTGGTGCCCGCGAGCCTTCAGGCCGCGCAGCGCGACACGATCCACCTGAATCACTCCTGCTGGTCGTCGGTACGCGGGCACGCCCTCCTGGCCGGAGCGCACCACCCGTCCCCTGCCGTCTGCGGGGGTACCTGCCTCGCAATCTACCTGCGGGCCCCGGCGGCATTCGCCCATGGGGTGGACGGTGCCGGCTGCCGACGCTCCGCGCCACAGCCTTCTACCCCCGCCTCGCGGGGCTCGAACGGGGTCGGGTCAGCCCGGCAACAACCCGTCGTCGGCGGGGCCTTCGGGACCGCCCGGCTCCTCGTCGTCACTCTCCGCGAGCACCGGGGAGCCGTGGTGCGACCAGACCTTCCAGCCGTCCTCCGTGCGGCGGAACACATTCGTGGCCACGACCAGCTGGCCCACCAGCGGGCCGAGCTGGCCCTCCTCCTCCGCGGGGGCGCCGCTGAGGATGTTCTCGGTGCAGGTCACCAGGGCGGTGTCGGCCATCACCGACACCTCGACATCGGTCAGGAAGAACTGGATGTAGTCCGTGTTGGCCATGATCAGCGCATAGGAGCGGAGCACCTCGCCCCGGCCGCGCAGCACCGGCCAGCCCGGGTGGACACAGGACACCTCGGTGTCGGGGGAGTCCAGCCACAGCCGCTGCAGCGTGGTGTGGTCGCCCTGCTCCATGGCGTCGTACAGCGCGGTGTTCACCTGCGCCACACGTTCGTTGTCCGTAAGGGAAGTCACAGCGCTCCCGCCGTGTTTTCGGCCCGCTCGATGGCCCGCACCACGCGCACCGCGTCCGCGCTGGCCCGTACCTCGTGCACCCGGACGGCCCAGGCGCCTTCGCGCGCCGCGAGGGCGGTGACCGCCGCCGTGGCGGCGTCCCGCTCCCGGGCCGGCGGCGGGCTGCCCCCGTCACCGGCCAGGACGCGCCCCAGGAACCGCTTGCGGGAGGCCGCCACCAGCAGCGGCCGGCCCAGCTCCCGCAGCGCGGACAGATGGGCGACCAGCGTCAGGTCGTGCCCGGCGTCCTTGGCGAAGCCCAGTCCCGGGTCGATCACGATCCGCTCCGGGTCGATACCGCCCGCGACGGCCTGCTCCAGGCTGCCGCGCAGCTCGGCGACGACCTCGCCGACCACGTCCGCGTACACCGCTCGGTTGTTCATGTCGATCGACTGGCCGCGCCAGTGCATCACCACGAACGGCACCCCCGCCGCGGCCACCACGGGCACCATCGCGGGGTCGGCGCCGCCGCCGCTGACGTCGTTGACCAGCCGGGCCCCGGCCGCCACGGCCCGCTCGGCCACCGCGGCCCGCATGGTGTCCACGCTGATCACGGCGCCGCTCGCGGCCAGCTCCCGGACGACGGGGATCACCCGGCGCAGCTCCTCGGCCTCGTCGACGCGCGCGGCGCCGGGCCGGGTCGACTCACCGCCGACGTCCACCAGGTCGGCCCCGGCGGCGACCAGATCGAGACCGTGCTTGACGGCCAGTTCGGTGTCGAACCACCGGCCGCCGTCGGAGAAGGAGTCCGGTGTGACGTTCACCACGCCCATCACCGCGCACCGGTCCCACTCCGGCAGTCCGGCCACCCGGCCCCGCCCATGCAACGTGCTCATGTGCCCAGCCTAGGCGTAGGGGGTGTGTTCTGGATCAGGCCACCTGCTGCAGCCCCCGCCCGTCGGCCAGCTGCCGATGGGCGCAGGGCCGGGGCTCGGGGCGCGGTCCGCGGCGCAGCAGCCGCGGCAGGGCCAGCGAGACGAAGCCCTCGGCCTGCATCGCGGCCAGGCCGATCCGGGGCAGGTCGCGGGTGTTGCGGAAGACCACGAAGCGCGGCTCCCAGCGCGGCTGGAACTTGGCGTTGAACTTGTACAGCGACTCGATCTGGAACCAGCGGGAGAGGAACACCAGCAGCGCCCGCCAGCCGCGCAGCACCGGGCCCGCGCCCAGCTTCTCGCCGCGCGCCAGCGCCGAGCGGAACATCGCGAAGTTCAGCGACACCCGCTCCACGCCCAGCTCGGGGGCGGCCTGCAGGGCGGCCACGATCAGCAGCTCGTTCATGCCCGGGTCGGCGCTGCGGTCGCGCCGCATCAGCTCCAGCGACATTCCGTCCGCGCCCCACGGCACGAAGTGCAGCACGGCCTTGAGATCCCCGTACGGACCCTCCTCGGCGCCCTCGCCGGCGGCCTTGTGGGCGGTGGCGATGACCGCGTCCCCGTCCGCCGGGTCGCCGATCCGGCCCAGCGCCATCGAGAAGCCGCGCTCGGTGTCGGTGCCCCGCCAGTCGGCGGCGGCGCGCCGGATGGCCTCCAGCTCCTCGGGGCCCAGGTCGGCGGCGCGCCGCACCCGGGTCTGGTAGCCGGCCCGCTCGATCCGCTTGACCATCTGGCGTACGTTGCGCATCGCGCGCCCGGACAGGGTGAAGTCCGCCACATCGACGATGGCCTCGTCGCCGAGTTCGAGCGCGTCCAGGCCGGTCTCCCGGGTCCACACCTCGCCGCCGGTCTCGCTGCAGCCCATCACCGCCGGGGTCCAGGAGTGGGCCCGAGCCTCCTCCATGAAGCAGGCGATCGCGCCGGGCCATGCCTCGACGTCGCCGACCGGGTCGCCGCTGGCGAGCATCACCCCGGAGACCACGCGGTAGCAGACCGCGGCCTTGCCGCTGGGGGAGAAGACCACGGCCTTGTCGCGGCGGAGCGCGAAGTGGCCGAGTGAGTCGCGGCGCCCGTGGGCGGCGAGCAGCTCCCGCAGCCGCTCTTCGTCCCCGGGGGTGAGGCGGGCGGCGGGGTGCTCGGGGCGGAAGGCGAGATAGGCGGTGGTGGCGACGGTCAGCAGGCCGAGCGCGCCGAGCGAGTAGCCGACGGTGTAGTCCGCGCCGTGGCGGTAGTCGACCGGCCCCTCGAAGCCGAACAGGCCCCACAGGACGTGTTCCAGCTGCTCGCTGAGCGACGGGCTTCCTTCGATGGCGTCCGGATGCGAACGGACGATGAGCAGGCCCACGGTGACGCTGACCGCGCCCATGACGACGAAGTTGGCCAGCGCCATCCAGCGGCTGCGCGGATCGGGCAGTGCCGCGAACTCGGCGCGGTAGCGGATCAGCACCCCCATGAGGACGAGGGAGAGGACCATGCCGATGACCGAGTGGCGGTAGAGCAGCTGGGCGGCCGCGCCGACGGGCAGCAGCGCCACGGCGGCGACCCAGGCCCGCCGCTTACGCCGTTTGAGGCCGTGGGCCAGCATCAGCAGCAGCAGACCGACCACGATCGAGGCGGCGGCGGCCAGGGAGCTCACGGCGCCCGGCAGCAGCTCGGCCAGCGCGTGCACCCTGCTGTGGCGCAGCCGGGGGAAGACGATGTCCATCAGCCCGATGAGCGTGCAGGCGGTGCCGACGACCGTGGGCATCGCCTCAGGCCTCGGGCCGCGCAGCAGGCGCCGTATCCGGTGGGGAACCTCTCCGGACGTTTCGGCATCTTGACTGTCAGGCATCTGCATTCCCGTCGCTTCGGTCAAGAGGATCTTTGGTTCTGTTGCGTGGCATCCGCACGATTTGCGCCCTGGTAGACGCCATCTGAGGCAGCGGGGTTCCAACCGCGGCACGGGGGAGCCGGCCGCCCGGCAGAAAGATAGTGATGGGTCTCACGAGCAACAACCTCGTGATCGCCGCGGTCGTCGCGGCGTTGCTGCTGTTCGCGGCCACCATATGGCTGTGGCCCCGGTTGTCCGGGCGCGGAGTGGCTCCCGTGCTCGGCCGGGTCGGCATGCTACTGGGGACGCAGCTGACCGTGTTCGCGGCGTTCGGATTGTTCGCCAATCAGTCGTTCGGCTTCTACGGTTCCTGGTCCGACCTCTTCGGTACGCAGGACGAGCCGGGTGTCGTGGTGGACCACGACACCCCCGGTACCCGGGTGCGGGTCACCGAGACCCGCCATCTGGCCGTGGACGGCGGCTCGTCGCCCAAGGTCGCCGGACGTGTCGAGAAGGTGAACATTCAGGGTCCGGTCTCCGGGATCGCGAGCCCCGCGTACATCTATCTGCCACCGGAGTACTTCCGGCCCGAGTACGCCCGGCGGACCTTCCCCGCCGCGCTGGTGCTGACAGGCTACCCGGGCACCACCGAAGCCCTCATCAATGGCCTGAAATACCCCCAGAACTCGCACAAACTGGTCAAAGCGGGGAGGATGCAGCCCCTCGTCCTGGTGATGATGCGGCCGACGGTCGCGCCGCCGCGCGACACCGAGTGCGTGGACGTGCCGGATGGGCCGCGGACCGAGACGTTCTTCACCAAGGACCTGCCGAAGGCGGTGGCCGACCACTACCGCGTGGGTCAGCAGGCCCGTAACTGGGGCGTCATCGGAAATTCCACCGGCGGCTACTGCGCCCTGAAGATGGCGATGCGCCACCCCGACGCGTTCTCGGCGGCGGCCGGGCTCTCCCCGTCGTACAAGGCCCCGATCGACGCGACCACGGGCGATCTCTTCGGCGGCAGCAAGCGGCTGGAGCGGGAGAACGACCTGATGTGGCGGCTGTCCCACAAGCCGGCGCCGCCGGTGTCGCTGCTGGTCTCCAGCAGTGAGCACGGTGAGCAGAACTACCGGGACACCGTGCGCTTCGTGAACAAGGTGAAGCGGCTGAACCGGCGCGGGGAGCCGACCCGGATCTCGTCGATCATCCTGGGCACCGGCGGCCACAACTTCAACACCTGGAAGCGGGAGGTCCCGGCCGCGCTGGAGTGGCTCGGCGGCCGCCTCAGCGACCGCTGAGCCTCTCCGGGGCTCCTGGGAGTCCTGCACGTCGGCGACGGTCTACACGTCGGCGACGGTCTGCAGCTGGACGTCCCCGCGGGCGATGCCGCCCGCGTCGGCGTCGATCGAGCGGCGGAGGGCCTCATGGAGCCGGGCCGGGGTGAGGACGCCGAGGAAGCGGTCCTCGTCCAGGACCGCGATCCAGCCCGCGTCATGCTGCAGCATCGTGCTGAAC
Coding sequences:
- the ftsH gene encoding ATP-dependent zinc metalloprotease FtsH; amino-acid sequence: MDVKRYFRGPVMWIVLAVLAVVVLMQVVGSSGGYKSVDTSQVVKAINQNQVQSAELTTGDEHKVKIKLKDNVAKISGSDKLQATYIGDQGVDLAKTLQANAQKPNGIPDGYNVSTSKQNPFVGILLSLLPFVLIVVVFLFLMNQMQGGGSRVMNFGKSKAKLITKDTPKTTFTDVAGADEAVEELQEIKEFLQEPAKFQAVGAKIPKGVLLYGPPGTGKTLLARAVAGEAGVPFYSISGSDFVEMFVGVGASRVRDLFEQAKTNAPAIVFVDEIDAVGRHRGAGMGGGHDEREQTLNQLLVEMDGFDVKGGVILIAATNRPDILDPALLRPGRFDRQIAVDRPDMQGRLEILKVHQKGKPVAPDVDLSAVARRTPGFTGADLSNVLNEAALLTARSDKKLIDNHFLDEAIDRVVAGPQKRTRIMSDKEKKITAYHEGGHALVAAASPNSDPVHKVTILSRGRALGYTMVLPDEDKYSTTRNEMLDQLAYMMGGRAAEELVFHDPTTGASNDIEKATTTARAMVTQYGMTERLGAIKFGSDNSEPFLGREMAHQRDYSEEVAALVDEEVKKLIESAHNEAWEILVENRDVLDNLVLALLERETLNKEEIAEIFAPVVKRPARPAWTGSSRRTPSTRPPVLSPKELAPANGAQPTSAASLTKSTTPEDATERPEGSGSGSES
- the folE gene encoding GTP cyclohydrolase I FolE, which translates into the protein MTDPVMLDGESPIGVFDEKRAENAIRELLIAVGEDPDREGLRETPGRVARAYKEIFAGLRQEPEDVLTTTFDLGHDEMVLVKDIEVMSSCEHHLVPFVGVAHVGYIPSHDGKITGLSKLARLVDVFARRPQVQERLTTQIAESLMRILEPRGVIVVVECEHMCMTMRGVRKPGAKTLTSAVRGQLRDPATRAEAMSLIMAR
- a CDS encoding DUF3180 domain-containing protein yields the protein MKQLRIGVLVGLFAVAGVVSWAGARLWDTFGSLPSVPVAAPIVLALIAVVLAATALSLRSRLRAQRERQPGAKGVDPMVAARAVVFGQASALVSALVAGMYGGAGVFLAMEQLDVPARRDQAIYAGASVLAAAGVVAAAFFLERVLKLPEDDDNDGNGPSAAARA
- the folK gene encoding 2-amino-4-hydroxy-6-hydroxymethyldihydropteridine diphosphokinase — protein: MSSSDPTVQPVPISVVEQVDAADVTLSNPKRAVISLGSNLGNRLETLQGAIDALEDTPGLRVKAVSPVYETDPWGVEPGTQATYFNAVVLIKTTLPPSSLLERGHAIEEAFERVRDERWGPRTIDVDIVAYQDVVSDDPQLTLPHPRAHERAFVLVPWNDVDPQAEVPGHGAVAGLLAAMGQEGVRVRTDLELRLPE
- the folB gene encoding dihydroneopterin aldolase — protein: MDRVALRGLKARGHHGVLPHEREEGQDFVVDLVLGLDTRPAAADDDLGRTVHYGVVAEEVVAVVRGEPVDLIETLAERIADRCLKHDVVQEVEVVVHKPQAPITVPFDDVTITITRSRV
- a CDS encoding nuclear transport factor 2 family protein, with the translated sequence MTSLTDNERVAQVNTALYDAMEQGDHTTLQRLWLDSPDTEVSCVHPGWPVLRGRGEVLRSYALIMANTDYIQFFLTDVEVSVMADTALVTCTENILSGAPAEEEGQLGPLVGQLVVATNVFRRTEDGWKVWSHHGSPVLAESDDEEPGGPEGPADDGLLPG
- the folP gene encoding dihydropteroate synthase, translating into MSTLHGRGRVAGLPEWDRCAVMGVVNVTPDSFSDGGRWFDTELAVKHGLDLVAAGADLVDVGGESTRPGAARVDEAEELRRVIPVVRELAASGAVISVDTMRAAVAERAVAAGARLVNDVSGGGADPAMVPVVAAAGVPFVVMHWRGQSIDMNNRAVYADVVGEVVAELRGSLEQAVAGGIDPERIVIDPGLGFAKDAGHDLTLVAHLSALRELGRPLLVAASRKRFLGRVLAGDGGSPPPARERDAATAAVTALAAREGAWAVRVHEVRASADAVRVVRAIERAENTAGAL
- a CDS encoding phosphatidylglycerol lysyltransferase domain-containing protein, with translation MPDSQDAETSGEVPHRIRRLLRGPRPEAMPTVVGTACTLIGLMDIVFPRLRHSRVHALAELLPGAVSSLAAAASIVVGLLLLMLAHGLKRRKRRAWVAAVALLPVGAAAQLLYRHSVIGMVLSLVLMGVLIRYRAEFAALPDPRSRWMALANFVVMGAVSVTVGLLIVRSHPDAIEGSPSLSEQLEHVLWGLFGFEGPVDYRHGADYTVGYSLGALGLLTVATTAYLAFRPEHPAARLTPGDEERLRELLAAHGRRDSLGHFALRRDKAVVFSPSGKAAVCYRVVSGVMLASGDPVGDVEAWPGAIACFMEEARAHSWTPAVMGCSETGGEVWTRETGLDALELGDEAIVDVADFTLSGRAMRNVRQMVKRIERAGYQTRVRRAADLGPEELEAIRRAAADWRGTDTERGFSMALGRIGDPADGDAVIATAHKAAGEGAEEGPYGDLKAVLHFVPWGADGMSLELMRRDRSADPGMNELLIVAALQAAPELGVERVSLNFAMFRSALARGEKLGAGPVLRGWRALLVFLSRWFQIESLYKFNAKFQPRWEPRFVVFRNTRDLPRIGLAAMQAEGFVSLALPRLLRRGPRPEPRPCAHRQLADGRGLQQVA
- a CDS encoding alpha/beta hydrolase yields the protein MGLTSNNLVIAAVVAALLLFAATIWLWPRLSGRGVAPVLGRVGMLLGTQLTVFAAFGLFANQSFGFYGSWSDLFGTQDEPGVVVDHDTPGTRVRVTETRHLAVDGGSSPKVAGRVEKVNIQGPVSGIASPAYIYLPPEYFRPEYARRTFPAALVLTGYPGTTEALINGLKYPQNSHKLVKAGRMQPLVLVMMRPTVAPPRDTECVDVPDGPRTETFFTKDLPKAVADHYRVGQQARNWGVIGNSTGGYCALKMAMRHPDAFSAAAGLSPSYKAPIDATTGDLFGGSKRLERENDLMWRLSHKPAPPVSLLVSSSEHGEQNYRDTVRFVNKVKRLNRRGEPTRISSIILGTGGHNFNTWKREVPAALEWLGGRLSDR